TGCTCGAGCAGCGGCTGCAGCTTCTCCACGGCCTGGAGGTTGCGCAGGCCCGGGGTGTTCGGCGAGCTGACGTTGACGACCAGGTAGTCGGCGTACGGCGCGAGCAGGCGGGCGCTCTTCGCGTAGTCCGCCTCGACCGCCGCCTGGTCGTCGTCGGGGACCAGCTTGGTCTTGCCGATGTTCACGCCGAGCACGACACCCGGGCGCCGGCCGCGCGCCGCGAGGCGGGCGGCGACCACCTCGGAGCCGTCGTTGTTGAAGCCCATCCGGTTCACGACCGCCCGGTCGGCGGGCAGCCGGAACAGCCGCGGCTTCGGGTTGCCGGGCTGGGCCTCCCCCGTCACCGTGCCGATCTCGACGTGCCCGAAGCCCAGGGCCGCGAGCGCGTCGATGCCGACGGCGTTCTTGTCGAAGCCCGCCGCCAGCCCGAGGACGTTGGGGAACGTCAGCCCCATCGCCTCCACGGGACGGCTGCGCCGCGGCAGCCGGCCCAGCACCGGCGCCGCCGCGCGGATCCCCGCGAAGCCGAGGTGGTGCGCCTGCTCGGGGTCGCTGCGGGTGAGGACGTGGTCGAACAGGAGGCGGTACGGCGTCACGACGACACCCGGGACCCGCCGCGCTCCCGGGCCCAGTCCTGCAGGCTGCGGACGCCGATCTCGCCGCGCTTCATGGCCTCGATGCCCTGGACCGCGGCGCCCAGCCCCTGCACGGTGGTGATGCAGGGGATGTTCGCCATGATCGCGGCCGTGCGGATCTCGTAGCCGTCGACGCGGGCCGAGCCCCCGCCGGACGAGCCGTGCGGGGTGTTGATGACCAGGTCGATCTCGCCGGCCAGGATCATCGCCACGGTGGTGGGCTGGCCCTCCGGGCCGGTGCCCTCGAAGTGCTTGCGCACGACCTCGGCCCGCACTCCGTTGCGGCGCAGCACCTCGGCGGTGCCCTGCGTCGCGAGGATCTCGAAGCCGTGGTCGGAGAGCACCTTGATCGGGAAGATCATGTGCCGCTTGTCCCGGTTGGCCATCGACACGAAGACCCGGCCGGTGGTCGGCAGCGGGCCGAACGCCGCGGCCTGCGCCTTGGCGAAGGCGGTGCCGAAGTCGGCGTCGAAGCCCATCACCTCGCCGGTCGACTTCATCTCCGGGCCGAGCACGGTGTCGACCTGCTGGCCGTCGGCGGTGCGGAACCGGTTGAACGGCATCACCGCCTCCTTGACCGCGATCGGCTGGTCGCCGGGCAGCGTCCCGCCGTCGCCGGTCGCCGGCAGCACGCCCGCGGTCCGCAGCGAGGCGATCGACTCCCCCAGCATCACCCGGGCGGCCGCCTTCGCGAGCGGCGTGGCCGTCGCCTTGGAGACGAACGGCACCGTCCGGCTGGCGCGCGGGTTGGCCTCGAGGACGTAGAGCACGTCGGAGCCCAGCGCGAACTGGATGTTCAGCAGCCCGAGCACCCCGACCCCGCGGGCGATCCGCTCGGTCGCCTCGCGGATCCGCAGGATCTCGGCCGCACCGAGGGTGATCGGCGGCAGGGCGCACGAGGAGTCGCCGGAGTGGATCCCGGCCTCCTCGATGTGCTCCATCACGCCGCCCAGGAACAGCTCCTCGCCGTCGAAGATCGCGTCGACGTCGATCTCGACCGCGTCGTCGATGAAGCGGTCGACCAGCACCGGGTGCTCCGGGCTGATCTCGGTCGCGCGCTCGATGTAGCCCTCGAGCGCCGCGTCGTCGTAGACGATCTCCATGCCGCGGCCGCCCAGGACGTACGACGGGCGCACCAGCACCGGGTAGGCGATCTCGGCCGCGATCCGCTTGGCGTCCTCGAAGCTGGTCGCCATGCCGTGCTTGGGCGCGGGCAGCCCGGCCTCGGCGAGCACCCGGCCGAAGGCCCCGCGCTCCTCCGCCAGGTCGATGGCCTCGGGCGAGGTGCCGACGATCTGGACGCCGTTCGCCTTGAGCCCGGCCGCGAGGCCGAGCGGCGTCTGGCCGCCGAGCTGGCAGATGACGCCGGCGATCGGGCCGGCCTGCTCCTCGGCGTGCACGATCTCGAGCACGTCCTCGAGCGTCAGCGGCTCGAAGTAGAGGCGGTCGGAGGTGTCGTAGTCGGTCGACACGGTCTCCGGGTTGCAGTTGACCATGATCGTCTCGTAGCCGGCCTCGCTGAGCGCCAGCGACGCGTGCACGCAGGAGTAGTCGAACTCGATGCCCTGGCCGATCCGGTTCGGGCCCGAGCCCAGGATGATCACGGCGGGCTTGGTGCGGGGCAGCACCTCGCTCTCGTCGTCGTACGACGAGTAGTGGTACGGCGTCGCCGCCGCGAACTCGGCGGCGCAGGTGTCGACGGTCTTGTAGACCGGGCGCACGCCGAGCGAGTGCCGCACGCCGCGGACCACGTCGGCGCTCATGCCGCGGATCCGCCCGATCTGCTCGTCGGAGAAGCCGTGCCGCTTGGCGCGGCGCAGCAGCTCGGGGGTGAGCTGCGGGGCGGCGGTGACCTCGGCGGCGACCTCGTTGATCAGGAAGAGCTGGTCGACGAACCACGGGTCGATCTTCGTGGCGTCGAAGACCTCCTCGGGGGTCGCACCGGCCCGGATCGCGTCCATCACCCGCTTGAGTCGGCCGTCGGTCGGGACCTTGACCTCCTCGAGGATCGCCTCCTTGTCGAGCTCGACCCACTCCTTGCTCCAGTCGAAGACCGCGCTGCGGCTCTCGAGGGAGCGCAGGGCCTTCTGCAGGGACTCGGTGAAGCTGCGGCCGATCGCCATCGCCTCGCCGACCGACTTCATGTGCGTCGTGAGCGTGGGATCGGCGCCGGGGAACTTCTCGAACGCGAAGCGCGGCACCTTCACCACGACGTAGTCGAGGGTGGGCTCGAAGGCCGCCGGGGTGCTGGAGCCGTCGGCGCGCATCGTGATGTCGTTGGGGATCTCGTCGAGCGTGTAGCCGATCGCGACCTTGGCGGCGATCTTGGCGATCGGGAAGCCGGTGGCCTTCGACGCGAGCGCCGAGGACCGCGAGACGCGCGGGTTCATCTCGATCACGATCAGCCGGCCGTCGGCCGGGTTGACGGCGTACTGGATGTTGCAGCCGCCGGTGTCGACGCCGACCGAGCGGATGATGCCGATGGCGAGGTCGCGCATCGACTGGTACTCCCGGTCGGTGAGCGTCATCGCGGGCGCCACCGTGATCGAGTCGCCGGTGTGCACGCCCATCGGGTCGAGGTTCTCGATCGAGCAGATGATCACCACGTTGTCGGCGGTGTCGCGCATGACCTCGAGCTCGTACTCCTTCCAGCCGATGATCGACTCCTCGAGGAGCACCTCGGTGGTCGGGCTGGCGGCCAGGCCGGCGCCGGCGATGCGGCGCAGGTCGGTCTCGTCGTAGGCCATGCCGGAGCCGGTGCCGCCCATCGTGAACGACGGCCGCACCACCATCGGGTAGCCGAGCTCGTCGGCCGCGCCGAGGCAGTCCTCCATCGTGTGGCAGATGACCGACTTGGAGCACTCGCCGCCGAGCTCCTCGACGATCTTCTTGAAGACCTGGCGGTTCTCGCCGCGGTCGATCGCCTCGATCGAGGCACCGATCAGCTCGACGCCGTACTTCTCCAGCACGCCGGCGGCGTCCAGCGCCATCGCGGTGTTGAGGGCGGTCTGGCCGCCGAGCGTCGCCAGCAGCGCGTCGGGGCGCTCCTTGGCGATCACCTTCTCGACGTACTCCGCGGTGATCGGCTCGACGTAGGTCGCGTCCGCGAACTCGGGGTCGGTCATGATCGTGGCCGGGTTGGAGTTCACCAGGATCACCCGGATGCCCTCGGCCTTCAGGACCCGGCACGCCTGGGTGCCGGAGTAGTCGAACTCGCAGGCCTGGCCGATGATGATCGGCCCGGAGCCGATCACCAGGACGCTGTTGATGTCCTCGCGCTTGGGCATGTCAGTCCTCGCTTCGTTGGTCGAGCGGGGCGCCCTGACCCTCGCCTCGTTGGTCGAGCAGAGCGCCCTGACCCTCGCCTCGTTGGTCGAGCAGAGCGCCCTGACCATCGCTTCGTTGGTCGAGCAGAGCGCCCTGACCATCGCTTCGTTGGTCGAGTAGAGCGCCCTGACCATCGCTTCGTTGGTCGAGTAGAGCGCCCTGGCGCTCGTATCGAGACCCCATGAGCTCCACGAACCGGTCGAAGAGGTACGCCGCGTCGTGCGGGCCGGCGGCGGCCTCGGGGTGGTACTGCACGGAGAAGCTCCGCAGCGCGCCGTCCGGCGCGCGCAGCTCGAGCCCCTCGACCACGTCGTCGTTGAGGCAGACGTGGCTCACCGACGCCACGCCGTACGGCGTCTCGACCGTGTCGTCGAGCGAGCGCCCCTCGGGCCACGCGACGGCGAACCCGTGGTTGTGGGCCGTGACCTCGACCTTGCCGGTGGTGCGGTCCAGCACCGGCTGGTTGATGCCGCGGTGGCCGTAGACCAGCTTGAAGGTGCCGAGCCCGAGGGCCCGGCCGAAGAGCTGGTTGCCGAAGCAGATCCCGAAGTAGGGCAGGCCCTCGGCGAGCGCGCCCTGCAGCAGCTCGACCTGGCCGACGGTCGCCGCCGGGTCGCCGGGGCCGTTGGAGAAGAAGAGCCCGTCGGGGCGCACCGCGAGGACGTCGTCGAGCGAGGCGGTCGCGGGGAGCACGTGCACCTCGATCCCCCGCTCGGCCATCCGCTGCGGCGTCATCGCCTTGATCCCGAGGTCGAGGGCCGCGACCGTGAAGCGCTTCTCGCCGACCGCGGGCACGACGTAGGCCTCGGTCGTCGAGACCTCGGCGGCCAGCTCGGTGCCGGCCATGCCGGCCTGCTCGCGCACCCGCGCCAGCAGCGCGGCGGCGTCGGTCTCCGTCGAGGAGATCCCGACCCGCATCGCGCCGCGCTCGCGCAGGTGGCGGGTCAGCGCGCGGGTGTCGATGCCGGAGATCCCGACGACGCCCTGGGCGCGCAGCTCGTCGTCGAGGCTGCGCTGCGAGCGCCAGTTGGACGGGCGGCGGGCAGGGTCGCGGACGACGTACCCGGCCACCCAGATCCGCGACGACTCGCCGTCCTCGTCGTTGACGCCGGTGTTGCCGATGTGCGGGGCCGTCATGACGACCACCTGGCGGTGGTACGACGGGTCGGTGAGCGTCTCCTGGTAGCCGGTCATGCCGGTGTTGAAGACGGCCTCGCCGAAGGTCTCGCCCTCGGCGCCGTAGGCGTCGCCGTGGAAGGTGCGCCCGTCCTCGAGGACGAGGATCGCGGGGCTCGTCGCGCCCATCAGGCCAGCTTCCCGTCGAGCACGGTCGCGGTGCCGCGGAGGAAGGTCGCGACCACGCGCCCGGGCAGCTCGCGGCCGGCGTACGGCGTGTTGCGCGAGAGCGAGGCGCTCTCGGACGCCTCGACGGTGCGGCGGACGCTCGGGTCGTAGAGCACGACGTTGGCGGGGGCGCCGACCTCGATCGGGCGGCCGTGGTCGGTGACCCGGCCGATCCGGGCGGGGGCGTAGGAGAGCCGCTCGGCGACCCCGGCCCAGTCGAGCAGGCCGGTGTCGACCATCGTCTCCTGCACGATCGACAGCGCGGTCTCGAGGCCGAGCATGCCGAAGGCAGCCGCGGCCCACTCGCAGTCCTTGTCCTCGTGCGGGTGCGGCGCGTGGTCGGTCGCGACGATGTCGATGGTGCCGTCGGCCAGCCCGGCGCGCAGCGCCTCGACGTCGGCCTGGGAGCGCAGCGGCGGGTTGACCTTGTAGATCGGGTCGTAGGTCGCGGCCAGCTCGTCGGTCAGCAGCAGGTGGTGGGGGCAGGCCTCGGCGGTGATCTCCCAGCCGCCCTCGCGCTTCGCCCGCGCCTTGGCGTCGCGGACGATCTCCACCGACCCGGCGGTCGAGACGTGGCAGACGTGCAGCCGCGAGCCGACGTGCGCGGCGAGCAGGCAGTCACGGGCGATGATCGCCTCCTCGGCGACGGCCGGCCAGCCGGTCAGCCCGAGGCGGCCGGACAGCTCGCCCTCGTTCATCTGGGCGCCCTCGGTGAGCCGCGGCTCCTGGGCGTGCTGGGCGATGACGCCGTCGAAGGCCTTGACGTACTCCAGCGCCCGGCGCATCAGCACCGCGTCGCTCACGCACTTGCCGTCGTCGGAGAAGACCCGGACGCGCGCGGCCGAGTCGGCCATCGCACCGAGCTCGGCGAGCCGCTCGCCCTGCAGGCCGACCGTGACGGCACCGACGGGGTAGACGTCGCAGTGGCCGGCCTCGCGGCCGAGCCGCCAGACCTGCTCGACGACGCCGGCGGTGTCGGCCACCGGCTCGGTGTTGGCCATCGCGTGCACGGCGGTGAAGCCGCCCAGCGCCGCCGCCTGGGTGCCGCTGTCGACGGTCTCGGCGTCCTCGCGGCCCGGCTCGCGCAGGTGGGTGTGCAGGTCCACCAGGCCGGGCAGGGCGACCAGTCCGGTCGCGTCGACGACCTCGGCACCCGCGGCCTCGAGACCGCTGCCGATCTCGGCGACGACCCCGTCGGCGAGCAGCAGGTCGGTCGGCTCACCGCCCAGGATCGCGACGTTCTGGATGAGGTAGCTGGTCACTCGGCTTCTCCGATCGACGGCTCGGACCCACCGAGCAGGAGGTACAGGACGGCCATCCGCACGGCGACGCCGTTGGTGACCTGCTCGACGATCACGGAGCGGTCGGAGTCGGCCACGTCGGCCGTGATCTCCATGCCGCGGACCATCGGGCCGGGGTGCATCACGATCGTGTGGTCCTGGAGCTGGCGCATCCGCTTGCCGTCCAGGCCGTAGCGGCGGGAGTACTCGCGCGCGGTGGGGAAGAACGAGGCGTTCATCCGCTCGCGCTGGACCCGCAGCATCATCACGACGTCGGCCTTCGGGAGCACCGCGTCGAGGTCGTACGACGTCTCGACCGGCCAGCCCTCGATGCCGACCGGGAGCAGCGTCGGCGGCGCGACGAGCGTGACCTCGGCGCCGAGCGTGCGCAGAAGCAGCGCGTTGGAGCGGGCCACCCGGCTGTGCAGGACGTCGCCGACGATGGCGACCCGGCGGCCGTCCAGCGAGCCGAGGTGCCGCCACATCGTGAAGGCGTCGAGCAGCGCCTGGGTGGGGTGCTCGTGGGTGCCGTCCCCGGCGTTCACGACGCTGGAGCGGACCCAGCCCGAGTGCGCGAGCCGGTGCGGGGCGCCGCTGGCACCGTGCCGCACGACGACCGCGTCGGCGCCCATCGCCTCGAGCGTGAGGGCGGTGTCCTTGAGGCTCTCGCCCTTGGAGAGCGAGGAGCCCTTGGCCGAGAAGTTGATGACGTCGGCCGAGAGCCGCTTGGCGGCGGCCTCGAACGAGATCCGGGTGCGGGTCGAGTCCTCGAAGAAGAGGTTGACCACGGTGCGGCCGCGCAGGGCGGGCAGCTTCTTGATCGGCCGGTCGGCCAGGGAGCGCAGCTCCTCGGCGGTCTTCAGGACCAGCTCGGCGTCGTCGCGGGTCAGGTCCGCGGCGCTCAGCAGGTGGCGCTTCACCGGTCGCTCCGCTCGTGGATGGTGACCGCGTCGACGTCGTCGATCCCGGCCATGGTCACCCGCACCCGCTCGACGAGCGAGGTGGGGAGGTTCTTGCCGACGAAGTCGGCGCGGATCGGCAGCTCGCGGTGGCCGCGGTCGACCAGCACCGCGAGGCGTACGGCGGTGGGCCGGCCCAGGTCGTTGAGCGCGTCCAGGGCCGCCCGGATGGTGCGGCCGGAGAAGAGGACGTCGTCGACCAGGACGACCGTCCTGCCGTCGATGCCGCCCGCCGGGATCTGGGTCGGCAGCAGGGCCCGCGCCGGCTTGAGGCGGAGGTCGTCGCGGTACATCGTCACGTCGAGCGAGCCGACGGGGACGTCGTACCCCTCGACGGAGGCGATCCGCTCGGCGATCCGCTCGGCCAGCGGCACGCCCCGGCTGGGGATGCCGAGCAGCACGAGGTCCTGGGCGCCCTTGTTGCGCTCGAGGATCTCGTGCGAGATGCGGGTGAGGGCCCGGGTGATGTCACGGGCGTCGAGCACGGTGCGACCGGTCTCGGGGCTGCCGGGTCCCGAGGGATCGGCGGGGGTTTCCTGGGGCGCGGACATGCGAACCGCGGACCTCCTTCTCCGCCTCACAGGACGGCTCGTTAAAGGATGTCGAACGCCGCCCACCCTAGCCCGCGCGGACGGTCGCGGGCCAACCGCCGCCCCGGCTTCTCGTCCTGCGGACCGATCCGCTCACCCGAGGAGCGCGGCCTCGAGGTTGGTGCGCAACCAGGCGACGTACTGCTCGGGCGCCCAGCCCCAGCCGTCGGTGAGCATGTGGTGCACCTCGGGGCTGGTGAGCGTCCAGACCAGGGCCGCCGCCTCGTCGACCTCCTGGCGCAACGGGCCGCGCGCCGCGATCCAGCGGGTGATGGTCGTCATCGCCTCGCGGCGCTGGCGCAGCTGCAGGTCGGCGCGAAGCCCGGCGAGCTCGTCGTCGACGACGGCGGCGCTGCGCAGCATGTCGTCGAGCGGGCGCACCCGCTCGAGCTGGGCGCCGACGCCGGCGGCGAAGACCTCGATCTGGCGACGCTGGTCCACCTCGTCGCGCACCAGCAGCGGCTCGGGCCGCTCGAGCAGGGCGACGTCGGCGTCGTCGCCGCCGATCCCGACGTCCATGACCTCCTTGAGCAGCCCCCGCTTGCTCTTGAAGAGGTGGAAGACCAGGTCCTCGCTGACCGCGGCGTCCTCGGCGATCCGGCGGATCGGCGCCCGGGCGTAGCCGAGCTCGAGGAAGCGGGCGGCCGCCGCGTCGAGGATGCGTCGGCGCGTCTCCCGGGCCCGCTCGTCGCGCACGGCGGAGCGGTAGGGGCGGCGTTGCTTGACAGGCTCGGTCATCGCGATCACTGTAGACACAGATTCATTCCAGTAGCACCCGAATCAATGATGGAGCCCGCCATGAGCACCGGATACGCCCTCGCCTACCGCCTCGGAGTCACCCCCTGGGAGAAGGCCGGAGCCGGTGCGGACGCGGCCTTCCAGGCGCTGCTCGACCGCGAGGAGGCGGACCGGGTGCGGCCGTGGGGCCGGGCCCTCGACCTCGGCTGCGGCACCGGCGCGCACACCCGCCAGCTCGAGGCCCGCGGCTGGGACGCGCTCGGCGTCGACAACGTGCGCCAGGCCGTCGACACCGCCGTACGCCGGGGCGGACCCGACAGCCGCTTCGTCATCGGCGACGTGGCGCACCTCAAGGGCTGCGGCGTGGGTGCCGACTTCTCGCTCTTCCTCGACGTCGGCTGCTTCCACGGCCTCAAGGACGCCCAGCGGCTCGCGATGGGCCGTGGCGTCACCTCGATCGCGGCCCCGCACGCGACGCTGCTGATGCTGGCCTTCACCCCGCACCGCAACAAGCTCCTCCCCCGCGGCGCGGACACCGCCGCCGTCACGACGGCCTACCCGGACTGGGACGTGCTGAGCGTCGACGACGCGGACACGTCGGGGATGCCCGCACCGCTGCGCAAGCACACCCCGCGCTGGTTCCGGCTCCGCCTGCGCTGAGGGCCGCCCTCGCTGCAGCGGCTCAGTCGCCGGTCCCGTAGCGCATCGCGAACCACACGTGGCCGGCGACGAGCAGCCCGAGCCCGAGCGCGAACCAGTCGTGCACGAAGGTCGCCCCGGAGCGCCACGACAGCCGCACGAGGCCGGTCCAGCCCATCAGCACCCCGGTGCCGAGCAGCACGAGCACCGACCCCACGACCAGCGCGGCGTTCAGCTTCTGGCCGGCGTTGAACCTGTCGACGGGAATGCTCCCGTCGCGCCGCCGCCGGCTGCGCAGCCACCGCCAGTCGTCGCGCGTGAGGCGCTCGAGGCGCAGCACGTCGGCGCGGTAGGCCGCCGACGCCGCACCCAGCAGCATCGGCACGGGCAGGGCCAGGCCGCTCCACACGTGGACCAGCTCGACGAGGTGGCGGTGCCCCACGAGCAGCGCTAGGGAGCCGTTGTAGAGCACGGCCGCGGTGGCCATGCAGGTGAACATCAGGACGGCCACCGCGCGGTGCACCTCGCGCTCCGCCCGGCTGAAGCGGGGCGTGCTCGGTGCGGCGGCGCTCGGGCGGGACGCGCTCACGTCTCGATCGTCCCGTCGAGGGAGTAGCCGCGGCGCTCCCAGTAGCCGGGCACGTTGGTGTCGGTCAGCTCGATGCCGGACAGCCACTTGGTGCTCTTGTAGCCGTAGAGCGAGGCGGCGTAGACCCGGACCGGGCCGCCGTGCGCGTGCGTCACGGGGGCGCCGTACATCCCCAGCGCGACGAGGACGTCGGAGCGACGGGCCTGCTCCAGCGTCATGTTCTCGGTGTAGGTGCCGTCGAAGGAGCGGAACCTGATCGCGACGGCCTCCGACGTCGGGGCCGCCGCGTCGAGCAGCACCGACAGCGGCACGCCGCTCCACGGCACGTCCGGCACCCGCCAGCCGGTGACGCACTGGAAGTCCCAGGTGTGGTCGACCTGCGGCAGCGCCCGCAGGTCGGCGAGCGAGTACGTCGTCGGGTGCTCGACCAGGCCGGTGACGGCGAGCTCGTAGGTCGACGCGTCGCGCGGCGTGACGCCGCCGGTGACGGAGTAGTAGCGGAACGCGTCGCCCAGCGGGACCAGCGACGTGAGCCCGGTGGGGTCGTGCAGCTGGACCGGCGCCAGCGCCCGGCTCAGGGCGTCGGGCACGGTGCGGCCGCCGAGCACGCCGGCCGCGCCGAGACCGAGCAGGCCGAGCACGACGCGTCGGCCGACCGGTGCGCCGCGGGGGCCCTCACCCGGAGGGTCAGGCGGGGTCGGCATCGCCGACCTCGAGCAGGACCTTGCCGACGGCCCCGCCCTCGACCGCGTCGTGCGCGGCGGCGGCGTCCGCCAGCGGGAAGTGGTGAAGCGGGACGCCGGCCTCGTCGCCGACCCGCAGGGCGCCGGCCGCCACGGCCGCGTTGATGTCCGCCGCGGCCGCGTCGACGAGGTCCCGGCCGAG
The Nocardioides luti genome window above contains:
- a CDS encoding cytochrome b/b6 domain-containing protein: MSASRPSAAAPSTPRFSRAEREVHRAVAVLMFTCMATAAVLYNGSLALLVGHRHLVELVHVWSGLALPVPMLLGAASAAYRADVLRLERLTRDDWRWLRSRRRRDGSIPVDRFNAGQKLNAALVVGSVLVLLGTGVLMGWTGLVRLSWRSGATFVHDWFALGLGLLVAGHVWFAMRYGTGD
- a CDS encoding TetR/AcrR family transcriptional regulator produces the protein MTEPVKQRRPYRSAVRDERARETRRRILDAAAARFLELGYARAPIRRIAEDAAVSEDLVFHLFKSKRGLLKEVMDVGIGGDDADVALLERPEPLLVRDEVDQRRQIEVFAAGVGAQLERVRPLDDMLRSAAVVDDELAGLRADLQLRQRREAMTTITRWIAARGPLRQEVDEAAALVWTLTSPEVHHMLTDGWGWAPEQYVAWLRTNLEAALLG
- the pyrR gene encoding bifunctional pyr operon transcriptional regulator/uracil phosphoribosyltransferase PyrR; its protein translation is MSAPQETPADPSGPGSPETGRTVLDARDITRALTRISHEILERNKGAQDLVLLGIPSRGVPLAERIAERIASVEGYDVPVGSLDVTMYRDDLRLKPARALLPTQIPAGGIDGRTVVLVDDVLFSGRTIRAALDALNDLGRPTAVRLAVLVDRGHRELPIRADFVGKNLPTSLVERVRVTMAGIDDVDAVTIHERSDR
- the carA gene encoding glutamine-hydrolyzing carbamoyl-phosphate synthase small subunit, giving the protein MGATSPAILVLEDGRTFHGDAYGAEGETFGEAVFNTGMTGYQETLTDPSYHRQVVVMTAPHIGNTGVNDEDGESSRIWVAGYVVRDPARRPSNWRSQRSLDDELRAQGVVGISGIDTRALTRHLRERGAMRVGISSTETDAAALLARVREQAGMAGTELAAEVSTTEAYVVPAVGEKRFTVAALDLGIKAMTPQRMAERGIEVHVLPATASLDDVLAVRPDGLFFSNGPGDPAATVGQVELLQGALAEGLPYFGICFGNQLFGRALGLGTFKLVYGHRGINQPVLDRTTGKVEVTAHNHGFAVAWPEGRSLDDTVETPYGVASVSHVCLNDDVVEGLELRAPDGALRSFSVQYHPEAAAGPHDAAYLFDRFVELMGSRYERQGALLDQRSDGQGALLDQRSDGQGALLDQRSDGQGALLDQRGEGQGALLDQRGEGQGAPLDQRSED
- a CDS encoding molybdopterin-dependent oxidoreductase: MPTPPDPPGEGPRGAPVGRRVVLGLLGLGAAGVLGGRTVPDALSRALAPVQLHDPTGLTSLVPLGDAFRYYSVTGGVTPRDASTYELAVTGLVEHPTTYSLADLRALPQVDHTWDFQCVTGWRVPDVPWSGVPLSVLLDAAAPTSEAVAIRFRSFDGTYTENMTLEQARRSDVLVALGMYGAPVTHAHGGPVRVYAASLYGYKSTKWLSGIELTDTNVPGYWERRGYSLDGTIET
- a CDS encoding quinone-dependent dihydroorotate dehydrogenase; this encodes MTPYRLLFDHVLTRSDPEQAHHLGFAGIRAAAPVLGRLPRRSRPVEAMGLTFPNVLGLAAGFDKNAVGIDALAALGFGHVEIGTVTGEAQPGNPKPRLFRLPADRAVVNRMGFNNDGSEVVAARLAARGRRPGVVLGVNIGKTKLVPDDDQAAVEADYAKSARLLAPYADYLVVNVSSPNTPGLRNLQAVEKLQPLLEHVRRTADAVTASRIPLLVKIAPDLDDDDVLAVADLAGAIGLDGVIATNTTISRADLHTPDSVVEAAGAGGLSGQPLTERSLDVLRLLRGRVGPELTLVGVGGITSVADARARLDAGADLLQGYTAFIYEGPTWPARIVRGLGDPGARKPA
- a CDS encoding class I SAM-dependent methyltransferase gives rise to the protein MSTGYALAYRLGVTPWEKAGAGADAAFQALLDREEADRVRPWGRALDLGCGTGAHTRQLEARGWDALGVDNVRQAVDTAVRRGGPDSRFVIGDVAHLKGCGVGADFSLFLDVGCFHGLKDAQRLAMGRGVTSIAAPHATLLMLAFTPHRNKLLPRGADTAAVTTAYPDWDVLSVDDADTSGMPAPLRKHTPRWFRLRLR
- a CDS encoding aspartate carbamoyltransferase catalytic subunit; its protein translation is MKRHLLSAADLTRDDAELVLKTAEELRSLADRPIKKLPALRGRTVVNLFFEDSTRTRISFEAAAKRLSADVINFSAKGSSLSKGESLKDTALTLEAMGADAVVVRHGASGAPHRLAHSGWVRSSVVNAGDGTHEHPTQALLDAFTMWRHLGSLDGRRVAIVGDVLHSRVARSNALLLRTLGAEVTLVAPPTLLPVGIEGWPVETSYDLDAVLPKADVVMMLRVQRERMNASFFPTAREYSRRYGLDGKRMRQLQDHTIVMHPGPMVRGMEITADVADSDRSVIVEQVTNGVAVRMAVLYLLLGGSEPSIGEAE
- the carB gene encoding carbamoyl-phosphate synthase large subunit → MPKREDINSVLVIGSGPIIIGQACEFDYSGTQACRVLKAEGIRVILVNSNPATIMTDPEFADATYVEPITAEYVEKVIAKERPDALLATLGGQTALNTAMALDAAGVLEKYGVELIGASIEAIDRGENRQVFKKIVEELGGECSKSVICHTMEDCLGAADELGYPMVVRPSFTMGGTGSGMAYDETDLRRIAGAGLAASPTTEVLLEESIIGWKEYELEVMRDTADNVVIICSIENLDPMGVHTGDSITVAPAMTLTDREYQSMRDLAIGIIRSVGVDTGGCNIQYAVNPADGRLIVIEMNPRVSRSSALASKATGFPIAKIAAKVAIGYTLDEIPNDITMRADGSSTPAAFEPTLDYVVVKVPRFAFEKFPGADPTLTTHMKSVGEAMAIGRSFTESLQKALRSLESRSAVFDWSKEWVELDKEAILEEVKVPTDGRLKRVMDAIRAGATPEEVFDATKIDPWFVDQLFLINEVAAEVTAAPQLTPELLRRAKRHGFSDEQIGRIRGMSADVVRGVRHSLGVRPVYKTVDTCAAEFAAATPYHYSSYDDESEVLPRTKPAVIILGSGPNRIGQGIEFDYSCVHASLALSEAGYETIMVNCNPETVSTDYDTSDRLYFEPLTLEDVLEIVHAEEQAGPIAGVICQLGGQTPLGLAAGLKANGVQIVGTSPEAIDLAEERGAFGRVLAEAGLPAPKHGMATSFEDAKRIAAEIAYPVLVRPSYVLGGRGMEIVYDDAALEGYIERATEISPEHPVLVDRFIDDAVEIDVDAIFDGEELFLGGVMEHIEEAGIHSGDSSCALPPITLGAAEILRIREATERIARGVGVLGLLNIQFALGSDVLYVLEANPRASRTVPFVSKATATPLAKAAARVMLGESIASLRTAGVLPATGDGGTLPGDQPIAVKEAVMPFNRFRTADGQQVDTVLGPEMKSTGEVMGFDADFGTAFAKAQAAAFGPLPTTGRVFVSMANRDKRHMIFPIKVLSDHGFEILATQGTAEVLRRNGVRAEVVRKHFEGTGPEGQPTTVAMILAGEIDLVINTPHGSSGGGSARVDGYEIRTAAIMANIPCITTVQGLGAAVQGIEAMKRGEIGVRSLQDWARERGGSRVSS
- a CDS encoding dihydroorotase — protein: MTSYLIQNVAILGGEPTDLLLADGVVAEIGSGLEAAGAEVVDATGLVALPGLVDLHTHLREPGREDAETVDSGTQAAALGGFTAVHAMANTEPVADTAGVVEQVWRLGREAGHCDVYPVGAVTVGLQGERLAELGAMADSAARVRVFSDDGKCVSDAVLMRRALEYVKAFDGVIAQHAQEPRLTEGAQMNEGELSGRLGLTGWPAVAEEAIIARDCLLAAHVGSRLHVCHVSTAGSVEIVRDAKARAKREGGWEITAEACPHHLLLTDELAATYDPIYKVNPPLRSQADVEALRAGLADGTIDIVATDHAPHPHEDKDCEWAAAAFGMLGLETALSIVQETMVDTGLLDWAGVAERLSYAPARIGRVTDHGRPIEVGAPANVVLYDPSVRRTVEASESASLSRNTPYAGRELPGRVVATFLRGTATVLDGKLA